A single genomic interval of Labeo rohita strain BAU-BD-2019 chromosome 13, IGBB_LRoh.1.0, whole genome shotgun sequence harbors:
- the mlip gene encoding muscular LMNA-interacting protein isoform X2, with product MALEKPHRTLGKVTTVFATKLKSFTFVPLLKRLPAENRIWKKTSQKPGDSEKSMAEEGVYKAEVVYVQDPEEGQLEKILKNTTQSEIQSTDNLTLKPLTTLAGPHSEFGSMTPEPSPATMETTDNKHPGISQLGFHNTSETAEVSSGLFLNSSTQREEALSPASSMDFCTSPASSKESILSEGWDKERSWSALHMFSRDGSPGLLSGTVSPCSSIRSGAFTPSVVRIKRHSLAPGSSLLQMSSTCGTPCCDSQASSPCPLTPRARHRPPPTQLSLLTAILRKGRLPVLSSAYQRPYTPCWPISPINMSSCSACSAASSVAPMNVSKAKSCTFIDRPCTQSFQMSNEQLRKPDHGSLSVSSMVKTPSETPLTKPPETLESCQHFTKISSTVSPTKHSPVQAANGHLSKSGHKGNRLPTVPSSLLCSSLSRMNSSSPKSSSLYGSSTENQKNPSASGDSPASIEPNKSESIASSMQNEETKSHDLSGKYFLKQSLKSSELSNEPYLKYRGISSENVDEPKTAQKSCKSLKHTIDSNSISPVSSHKENKQSTLFQNGRKNDVERVHLSSPAFRLSPSPRPIGLTRLSYTPPVSPACPPVQPNSRSSTPDRYTLSPSPAVLSRQLSPSPSYSFCSSPSPSLWGSTPDCADGDCKNRKTYKIKSTYKALAAIPTNTLLLEQQAIDEKVNKKEASFNAADNYSWEDPHAEMCSPAQLRQQSAELYATIDEVLEDSIQRRQSDHVNKANVNSLAAETSRPQTSSPSPKLLGRETRYASSPFQPSVTTEKTLTKPGVIRPVITTSRFTDDEECHTNPFDNLQGNKSNRYQYKFVSSAHSGETQADGGGASDGQPACGERLPSERQGDCKTKLASLITQTRISTQDVPTSMKPQETHI from the exons GTCACCACTGTATTTGCAACCAAGCTGAAGTCTTTCACCTTTGTGCCGCTTCTCAAAAGACTGCCTGCTGAGAACAGGATCTGGAAAAAG ACTTCACAAAAGCCAGGGGACAGTGAGAAGAGCATGGCGGAAGAGGGTGTCTACAAAGCAGAGGTTGTTTACGTCCAAGACCCTGAAGAGGGCCAGCTTGAAAAAATTCTCAAGAACACCACTCAGAGTGAG atTCAGTCAACTGACAATTTAACCCTTAAACCACTCACCACGCTAGCTGGTCCTCACTCAGAATTTGGTAGCATGACCCCCGAGCCTAGCCCTGCCACCATGGAAACCACTGATAACAAACACCCTGGCATTTCTCAGCTAGGCTTTCACAACACTTCAGAGACTGCTGAGGTCAGCTCAGGTCTGTTTTTAAATAGCTCAACCCAGAGAGAGGAGGCCCTTAGCCCTGCCAGCTCCATGGATTTCTGTACTTCCCCTGCTTCTTCTAAGGAGTCTATTCTATCCGAGGGCTGGGACAAAGAGAGGAGCTGGTCAGCGCTCCACATGTTCTCACGGGACGGTTCTCCCGGTCTCCTTAGTGGCACAGTTTCCCCATGTTCTTCCATAAGGTCAGGGGCCTTCACACCCTCTGTGGTGAGAATCAAGCGGCACTCCTTGGCTCCGGGCTCCAGTCTGCTGCAGATGTCGTCCACTTGCGGAACACCCTGCTGCGACAGTCAGGCAAGCTCACCGTGTCCTCTTACACCCCGTGCCCGGCACAGGCCTCCTCCAACCCAGCTATCCCTGTTAACGGCCATCCTCAGGAAAGGTCGTCTGCCCGTTCTGTCCTCTGCTTATCAAAGACCTTACACACCCTGCTGGCCCATCAGTCCAATTAACATGTCCTCCTGTTCAGCATGCTCAGCTGCCTCTTCTGTTGCACCCATGAATGTATCCAAAGCAAAGTCTTGTACCTTCATAGACAGACCGTGTACTCAGTCTTTCCAGATGTCAAACGAACAACTACGGAAACCAGACCATGGTTCTCTTTCAGTATCATCAATGGTCAAGACACCTAGTGAAACCCCACTGACAAAACCACCAGAAACACTTGAATCATGTCAACATTTCACCAAAATTAGTAGCACTGTCTCACCTACAAAACACAGCCCAGTCCAGGCTGCCAATGGTCACCTGTCTAAATCAGGTCATAAAGGAAATCGTTTACCAACAGTTCCTAGCTCTCTTTTGTGCAGCTCCTTGTCCCGGATGAACTCCTCATCTCCTAAATCAAGCTCTCTGTATGGCTCCAGTACCGAGAACCAGAAAAATCCATCAGCGTCAGGGGATTCCCCTGCATCTATAGAACCAAACAAATCAGAGTCTATAGCATCATCAATGCAGAACGAAGAAACAAAATCCCATGACTTGTCaggaaaatattttcttaaacagAGTCTGAAATCATCAGAGCTCTCCAATGAACCATATCTGAAATATAGAGGAATTTCATCTGAAAATGTAGATGAaccaaaaactgcacaaaagtCATGTAAATCTCTGAAACACACAATTGACAGCAATTCCATATCTCCTGTTTCAAGTCACAAGGAGAATAAACAAAGTACTCTTTTCCAAAACGGACGCAAAAATGATGTTGAAAGAGTGCACCTATCATCCCCTGCATTTAGACTGTCTCCCTCTCCCCGTCCCATTGGTCTCACCCGCCTGTCCTACACACCTCCAGTCTCTCCTGCTTGTCCCCCAGTCCAGCCAAACTCCCGTTCCTCCACCCCAGATCGTTACACCCTCTCACCTTCCCCAGCGGTCCTAAGCCGTCAGCTCTCTCCCTCACCCTCATACTCCTTCTGTTCATCACCCTCTCCATCCCTATGGGGCAGCACACCAGACTGCGCAGATGGGGACTGTAAAAATAGAAAG ACATACAAGATAAAATCTACCTACAAGGCACTGGCTGCTATTCCCACAAATACTCTGCTCCTGGAACAGCAG GCTATAGATGAAAAGGTCAACAAGAAAGAGGCTTCATTCAACGCTGCAGACAATTATTCTTGGGAGGACCCACATGCAGAG ATGTGCTCTCCTGCGCAGCTGCGTCAACAAAGTGCAGAACTGTACGCCACCATTGATGAAGTCCTCGAGGACTCGATCCAAAGA CGTCAATCAGACCATGTGAACAAAGCCAATGTGAATTCTTTGGCAGCGGAGACCTCAAGG CCACAGACGTCATCGCCATCTCCAAAACTACTGGGACGAGAAACAAGATAT gCAAGCTCTCCTTTTCAGCCCTCTGTAACTACTGAAAAAACACTg ACAAAGCCTGGAGTTATTAGACCAGTCATTACAACATCCAGATTTACAGATGATGAAGAATGCCACACAAATCCTTTCGACAACCTTCAAGGGAACAAGTCCAATCGTTACCAATACAAG TTTGTCAGCAGTGCGCACTCTGGTGAAACCCAAGCAGATGGTGGAGGAGCTTCAGACGGGCAGCCAGCATGTGGAGAGAGGCTTCCTTCAGAGCGACAAGGAGACTGTAAGACAAAGCTGGCATCTCTGATCACGCAGACCAGGATCTCCACACAAGATGTTCCCACCTCCATGAAGCCCCAGGAGACACACATATGA
- the mlip gene encoding muscular LMNA-interacting protein isoform X4: MALEKPHRTLGKVTTVFATKLKSFTFVPLLKRLPAENRIWKKVLQTSRPNKTSQKPGDSEKSMAEEGVYKAEVVYVQDPEEGQLEKILKNTTQSEIQSTDNLTLKPLTTLAGPHSEFGSMTPEPSPATMETTDNKHPGISQLGFHNTSETAEVSSGLFLNSSTQREEALSPASSMDFCTSPASSKESILSEGWDKERSWSALHMFSRDGSPGLLSGTVSPCSSIRSGAFTPSVVRIKRHSLAPGSSLLQMSSTCGTPCCDSQASSPCPLTPRARHRPPPTQLSLLTAILRKGRLPVLSSAYQRPYTPCWPISPINMSSCSACSAASSVAPMNVSKAKSCTFIDRPCTQSFQMSNEQLRKPDHGSLSVSSMVKTPSETPLTKPPETLESCQHFTKISSTVSPTKHSPVQAANGHLSKSGHKGNRLPTVPSSLLCSSLSRMNSSSPKSSSLYGSSTENQKNPSASGDSPASIEPNKSESIASSMQNEETKSHDLSGKYFLKQSLKSSELSNEPYLKYRGISSENVDEPKTAQKSCKSLKHTIDSNSISPVSSHKENKQSTLFQNGRKNDVERVHLSSPAFRLSPSPRPIGLTRLSYTPPVSPACPPVQPNSRSSTPDRYTLSPSPAVLSRQLSPSPSYSFCSSPSPSLWGSTPDCADGDCKNRKTYKIKSTYKALAAIPTNTLLLEQQAIDEKVNKKEASFNAADNYSWEDPHAEMCSPAQLRQQSAELYATIDEVLEDSIQRRQSDHVNKANVNSLAAETSRTKPGVIRPVITTSRFTDDEECHTNPFDNLQGNKSNRYQYKFVSSAHSGETQADGGGASDGQPACGERLPSERQGDCKTKLASLITQTRISTQDVPTSMKPQETHI; the protein is encoded by the exons GTCACCACTGTATTTGCAACCAAGCTGAAGTCTTTCACCTTTGTGCCGCTTCTCAAAAGACTGCCTGCTGAGAACAGGATCTGGAAAAAGGTACTTCAGACAAGCAGACCAAACAAG ACTTCACAAAAGCCAGGGGACAGTGAGAAGAGCATGGCGGAAGAGGGTGTCTACAAAGCAGAGGTTGTTTACGTCCAAGACCCTGAAGAGGGCCAGCTTGAAAAAATTCTCAAGAACACCACTCAGAGTGAG atTCAGTCAACTGACAATTTAACCCTTAAACCACTCACCACGCTAGCTGGTCCTCACTCAGAATTTGGTAGCATGACCCCCGAGCCTAGCCCTGCCACCATGGAAACCACTGATAACAAACACCCTGGCATTTCTCAGCTAGGCTTTCACAACACTTCAGAGACTGCTGAGGTCAGCTCAGGTCTGTTTTTAAATAGCTCAACCCAGAGAGAGGAGGCCCTTAGCCCTGCCAGCTCCATGGATTTCTGTACTTCCCCTGCTTCTTCTAAGGAGTCTATTCTATCCGAGGGCTGGGACAAAGAGAGGAGCTGGTCAGCGCTCCACATGTTCTCACGGGACGGTTCTCCCGGTCTCCTTAGTGGCACAGTTTCCCCATGTTCTTCCATAAGGTCAGGGGCCTTCACACCCTCTGTGGTGAGAATCAAGCGGCACTCCTTGGCTCCGGGCTCCAGTCTGCTGCAGATGTCGTCCACTTGCGGAACACCCTGCTGCGACAGTCAGGCAAGCTCACCGTGTCCTCTTACACCCCGTGCCCGGCACAGGCCTCCTCCAACCCAGCTATCCCTGTTAACGGCCATCCTCAGGAAAGGTCGTCTGCCCGTTCTGTCCTCTGCTTATCAAAGACCTTACACACCCTGCTGGCCCATCAGTCCAATTAACATGTCCTCCTGTTCAGCATGCTCAGCTGCCTCTTCTGTTGCACCCATGAATGTATCCAAAGCAAAGTCTTGTACCTTCATAGACAGACCGTGTACTCAGTCTTTCCAGATGTCAAACGAACAACTACGGAAACCAGACCATGGTTCTCTTTCAGTATCATCAATGGTCAAGACACCTAGTGAAACCCCACTGACAAAACCACCAGAAACACTTGAATCATGTCAACATTTCACCAAAATTAGTAGCACTGTCTCACCTACAAAACACAGCCCAGTCCAGGCTGCCAATGGTCACCTGTCTAAATCAGGTCATAAAGGAAATCGTTTACCAACAGTTCCTAGCTCTCTTTTGTGCAGCTCCTTGTCCCGGATGAACTCCTCATCTCCTAAATCAAGCTCTCTGTATGGCTCCAGTACCGAGAACCAGAAAAATCCATCAGCGTCAGGGGATTCCCCTGCATCTATAGAACCAAACAAATCAGAGTCTATAGCATCATCAATGCAGAACGAAGAAACAAAATCCCATGACTTGTCaggaaaatattttcttaaacagAGTCTGAAATCATCAGAGCTCTCCAATGAACCATATCTGAAATATAGAGGAATTTCATCTGAAAATGTAGATGAaccaaaaactgcacaaaagtCATGTAAATCTCTGAAACACACAATTGACAGCAATTCCATATCTCCTGTTTCAAGTCACAAGGAGAATAAACAAAGTACTCTTTTCCAAAACGGACGCAAAAATGATGTTGAAAGAGTGCACCTATCATCCCCTGCATTTAGACTGTCTCCCTCTCCCCGTCCCATTGGTCTCACCCGCCTGTCCTACACACCTCCAGTCTCTCCTGCTTGTCCCCCAGTCCAGCCAAACTCCCGTTCCTCCACCCCAGATCGTTACACCCTCTCACCTTCCCCAGCGGTCCTAAGCCGTCAGCTCTCTCCCTCACCCTCATACTCCTTCTGTTCATCACCCTCTCCATCCCTATGGGGCAGCACACCAGACTGCGCAGATGGGGACTGTAAAAATAGAAAG ACATACAAGATAAAATCTACCTACAAGGCACTGGCTGCTATTCCCACAAATACTCTGCTCCTGGAACAGCAG GCTATAGATGAAAAGGTCAACAAGAAAGAGGCTTCATTCAACGCTGCAGACAATTATTCTTGGGAGGACCCACATGCAGAG ATGTGCTCTCCTGCGCAGCTGCGTCAACAAAGTGCAGAACTGTACGCCACCATTGATGAAGTCCTCGAGGACTCGATCCAAAGA CGTCAATCAGACCATGTGAACAAAGCCAATGTGAATTCTTTGGCAGCGGAGACCTCAAGG ACAAAGCCTGGAGTTATTAGACCAGTCATTACAACATCCAGATTTACAGATGATGAAGAATGCCACACAAATCCTTTCGACAACCTTCAAGGGAACAAGTCCAATCGTTACCAATACAAG TTTGTCAGCAGTGCGCACTCTGGTGAAACCCAAGCAGATGGTGGAGGAGCTTCAGACGGGCAGCCAGCATGTGGAGAGAGGCTTCCTTCAGAGCGACAAGGAGACTGTAAGACAAAGCTGGCATCTCTGATCACGCAGACCAGGATCTCCACACAAGATGTTCCCACCTCCATGAAGCCCCAGGAGACACACATATGA
- the mlip gene encoding muscular LMNA-interacting protein isoform X3, with product MALEKPHRTLGKVTTVFATKLKSFTFVPLLKRLPAENRIWKKVLQTSRPNKTSQKPGDSEKSMAEEGVYKAEVVYVQDPEEGQLEKILKNTTQSEIQSTDNLTLKPLTTLAGPHSEFGSMTPEPSPATMETTDNKHPGISQLGFHNTSETAEVSSGLFLNSSTQREEALSPASSMDFCTSPASSKESILSEGWDKERSWSALHMFSRDGSPGLLSGTVSPCSSIRSGAFTPSVVRIKRHSLAPGSSLLQMSSTCGTPCCDSQASSPCPLTPRARHRPPPTQLSLLTAILRKGRLPVLSSAYQRPYTPCWPISPINMSSCSACSAASSVAPMNVSKAKSCTFIDRPCTQSFQMSNEQLRKPDHGSLSVSSMVKTPSETPLTKPPETLESCQHFTKISSTVSPTKHSPVQAANGHLSKSGHKGNRLPTVPSSLLCSSLSRMNSSSPKSSSLYGSSTENQKNPSASGDSPASIEPNKSESIASSMQNEETKSHDLSGKYFLKQSLKSSELSNEPYLKYRGISSENVDEPKTAQKSCKSLKHTIDSNSISPVSSHKENKQSTLFQNGRKNDVERVHLSSPAFRLSPSPRPIGLTRLSYTPPVSPACPPVQPNSRSSTPDRYTLSPSPAVLSRQLSPSPSYSFCSSPSPSLWGSTPDCADGDCKNRKTYKIKSTYKALAAIPTNTLLLEQQAIDEKVNKKEASFNAADNYSWEDPHAEMCSPAQLRQQSAELYATIDEVLEDSIQRRQSDHVNKANVNSLAAETSRPQTSSPSPKLLGRETRYTKPGVIRPVITTSRFTDDEECHTNPFDNLQGNKSNRYQYKFVSSAHSGETQADGGGASDGQPACGERLPSERQGDCKTKLASLITQTRISTQDVPTSMKPQETHI from the exons GTCACCACTGTATTTGCAACCAAGCTGAAGTCTTTCACCTTTGTGCCGCTTCTCAAAAGACTGCCTGCTGAGAACAGGATCTGGAAAAAGGTACTTCAGACAAGCAGACCAAACAAG ACTTCACAAAAGCCAGGGGACAGTGAGAAGAGCATGGCGGAAGAGGGTGTCTACAAAGCAGAGGTTGTTTACGTCCAAGACCCTGAAGAGGGCCAGCTTGAAAAAATTCTCAAGAACACCACTCAGAGTGAG atTCAGTCAACTGACAATTTAACCCTTAAACCACTCACCACGCTAGCTGGTCCTCACTCAGAATTTGGTAGCATGACCCCCGAGCCTAGCCCTGCCACCATGGAAACCACTGATAACAAACACCCTGGCATTTCTCAGCTAGGCTTTCACAACACTTCAGAGACTGCTGAGGTCAGCTCAGGTCTGTTTTTAAATAGCTCAACCCAGAGAGAGGAGGCCCTTAGCCCTGCCAGCTCCATGGATTTCTGTACTTCCCCTGCTTCTTCTAAGGAGTCTATTCTATCCGAGGGCTGGGACAAAGAGAGGAGCTGGTCAGCGCTCCACATGTTCTCACGGGACGGTTCTCCCGGTCTCCTTAGTGGCACAGTTTCCCCATGTTCTTCCATAAGGTCAGGGGCCTTCACACCCTCTGTGGTGAGAATCAAGCGGCACTCCTTGGCTCCGGGCTCCAGTCTGCTGCAGATGTCGTCCACTTGCGGAACACCCTGCTGCGACAGTCAGGCAAGCTCACCGTGTCCTCTTACACCCCGTGCCCGGCACAGGCCTCCTCCAACCCAGCTATCCCTGTTAACGGCCATCCTCAGGAAAGGTCGTCTGCCCGTTCTGTCCTCTGCTTATCAAAGACCTTACACACCCTGCTGGCCCATCAGTCCAATTAACATGTCCTCCTGTTCAGCATGCTCAGCTGCCTCTTCTGTTGCACCCATGAATGTATCCAAAGCAAAGTCTTGTACCTTCATAGACAGACCGTGTACTCAGTCTTTCCAGATGTCAAACGAACAACTACGGAAACCAGACCATGGTTCTCTTTCAGTATCATCAATGGTCAAGACACCTAGTGAAACCCCACTGACAAAACCACCAGAAACACTTGAATCATGTCAACATTTCACCAAAATTAGTAGCACTGTCTCACCTACAAAACACAGCCCAGTCCAGGCTGCCAATGGTCACCTGTCTAAATCAGGTCATAAAGGAAATCGTTTACCAACAGTTCCTAGCTCTCTTTTGTGCAGCTCCTTGTCCCGGATGAACTCCTCATCTCCTAAATCAAGCTCTCTGTATGGCTCCAGTACCGAGAACCAGAAAAATCCATCAGCGTCAGGGGATTCCCCTGCATCTATAGAACCAAACAAATCAGAGTCTATAGCATCATCAATGCAGAACGAAGAAACAAAATCCCATGACTTGTCaggaaaatattttcttaaacagAGTCTGAAATCATCAGAGCTCTCCAATGAACCATATCTGAAATATAGAGGAATTTCATCTGAAAATGTAGATGAaccaaaaactgcacaaaagtCATGTAAATCTCTGAAACACACAATTGACAGCAATTCCATATCTCCTGTTTCAAGTCACAAGGAGAATAAACAAAGTACTCTTTTCCAAAACGGACGCAAAAATGATGTTGAAAGAGTGCACCTATCATCCCCTGCATTTAGACTGTCTCCCTCTCCCCGTCCCATTGGTCTCACCCGCCTGTCCTACACACCTCCAGTCTCTCCTGCTTGTCCCCCAGTCCAGCCAAACTCCCGTTCCTCCACCCCAGATCGTTACACCCTCTCACCTTCCCCAGCGGTCCTAAGCCGTCAGCTCTCTCCCTCACCCTCATACTCCTTCTGTTCATCACCCTCTCCATCCCTATGGGGCAGCACACCAGACTGCGCAGATGGGGACTGTAAAAATAGAAAG ACATACAAGATAAAATCTACCTACAAGGCACTGGCTGCTATTCCCACAAATACTCTGCTCCTGGAACAGCAG GCTATAGATGAAAAGGTCAACAAGAAAGAGGCTTCATTCAACGCTGCAGACAATTATTCTTGGGAGGACCCACATGCAGAG ATGTGCTCTCCTGCGCAGCTGCGTCAACAAAGTGCAGAACTGTACGCCACCATTGATGAAGTCCTCGAGGACTCGATCCAAAGA CGTCAATCAGACCATGTGAACAAAGCCAATGTGAATTCTTTGGCAGCGGAGACCTCAAGG CCACAGACGTCATCGCCATCTCCAAAACTACTGGGACGAGAAACAAGATAT ACAAAGCCTGGAGTTATTAGACCAGTCATTACAACATCCAGATTTACAGATGATGAAGAATGCCACACAAATCCTTTCGACAACCTTCAAGGGAACAAGTCCAATCGTTACCAATACAAG TTTGTCAGCAGTGCGCACTCTGGTGAAACCCAAGCAGATGGTGGAGGAGCTTCAGACGGGCAGCCAGCATGTGGAGAGAGGCTTCCTTCAGAGCGACAAGGAGACTGTAAGACAAAGCTGGCATCTCTGATCACGCAGACCAGGATCTCCACACAAGATGTTCCCACCTCCATGAAGCCCCAGGAGACACACATATGA
- the mlip gene encoding muscular LMNA-interacting protein isoform X1, with product MALEKPHRTLGKVTTVFATKLKSFTFVPLLKRLPAENRIWKKVLQTSRPNKTSQKPGDSEKSMAEEGVYKAEVVYVQDPEEGQLEKILKNTTQSEIQSTDNLTLKPLTTLAGPHSEFGSMTPEPSPATMETTDNKHPGISQLGFHNTSETAEVSSGLFLNSSTQREEALSPASSMDFCTSPASSKESILSEGWDKERSWSALHMFSRDGSPGLLSGTVSPCSSIRSGAFTPSVVRIKRHSLAPGSSLLQMSSTCGTPCCDSQASSPCPLTPRARHRPPPTQLSLLTAILRKGRLPVLSSAYQRPYTPCWPISPINMSSCSACSAASSVAPMNVSKAKSCTFIDRPCTQSFQMSNEQLRKPDHGSLSVSSMVKTPSETPLTKPPETLESCQHFTKISSTVSPTKHSPVQAANGHLSKSGHKGNRLPTVPSSLLCSSLSRMNSSSPKSSSLYGSSTENQKNPSASGDSPASIEPNKSESIASSMQNEETKSHDLSGKYFLKQSLKSSELSNEPYLKYRGISSENVDEPKTAQKSCKSLKHTIDSNSISPVSSHKENKQSTLFQNGRKNDVERVHLSSPAFRLSPSPRPIGLTRLSYTPPVSPACPPVQPNSRSSTPDRYTLSPSPAVLSRQLSPSPSYSFCSSPSPSLWGSTPDCADGDCKNRKTYKIKSTYKALAAIPTNTLLLEQQAIDEKVNKKEASFNAADNYSWEDPHAEMCSPAQLRQQSAELYATIDEVLEDSIQRRQSDHVNKANVNSLAAETSRPQTSSPSPKLLGRETRYASSPFQPSVTTEKTLTKPGVIRPVITTSRFTDDEECHTNPFDNLQGNKSNRYQYKFVSSAHSGETQADGGGASDGQPACGERLPSERQGDCKTKLASLITQTRISTQDVPTSMKPQETHI from the exons GTCACCACTGTATTTGCAACCAAGCTGAAGTCTTTCACCTTTGTGCCGCTTCTCAAAAGACTGCCTGCTGAGAACAGGATCTGGAAAAAGGTACTTCAGACAAGCAGACCAAACAAG ACTTCACAAAAGCCAGGGGACAGTGAGAAGAGCATGGCGGAAGAGGGTGTCTACAAAGCAGAGGTTGTTTACGTCCAAGACCCTGAAGAGGGCCAGCTTGAAAAAATTCTCAAGAACACCACTCAGAGTGAG atTCAGTCAACTGACAATTTAACCCTTAAACCACTCACCACGCTAGCTGGTCCTCACTCAGAATTTGGTAGCATGACCCCCGAGCCTAGCCCTGCCACCATGGAAACCACTGATAACAAACACCCTGGCATTTCTCAGCTAGGCTTTCACAACACTTCAGAGACTGCTGAGGTCAGCTCAGGTCTGTTTTTAAATAGCTCAACCCAGAGAGAGGAGGCCCTTAGCCCTGCCAGCTCCATGGATTTCTGTACTTCCCCTGCTTCTTCTAAGGAGTCTATTCTATCCGAGGGCTGGGACAAAGAGAGGAGCTGGTCAGCGCTCCACATGTTCTCACGGGACGGTTCTCCCGGTCTCCTTAGTGGCACAGTTTCCCCATGTTCTTCCATAAGGTCAGGGGCCTTCACACCCTCTGTGGTGAGAATCAAGCGGCACTCCTTGGCTCCGGGCTCCAGTCTGCTGCAGATGTCGTCCACTTGCGGAACACCCTGCTGCGACAGTCAGGCAAGCTCACCGTGTCCTCTTACACCCCGTGCCCGGCACAGGCCTCCTCCAACCCAGCTATCCCTGTTAACGGCCATCCTCAGGAAAGGTCGTCTGCCCGTTCTGTCCTCTGCTTATCAAAGACCTTACACACCCTGCTGGCCCATCAGTCCAATTAACATGTCCTCCTGTTCAGCATGCTCAGCTGCCTCTTCTGTTGCACCCATGAATGTATCCAAAGCAAAGTCTTGTACCTTCATAGACAGACCGTGTACTCAGTCTTTCCAGATGTCAAACGAACAACTACGGAAACCAGACCATGGTTCTCTTTCAGTATCATCAATGGTCAAGACACCTAGTGAAACCCCACTGACAAAACCACCAGAAACACTTGAATCATGTCAACATTTCACCAAAATTAGTAGCACTGTCTCACCTACAAAACACAGCCCAGTCCAGGCTGCCAATGGTCACCTGTCTAAATCAGGTCATAAAGGAAATCGTTTACCAACAGTTCCTAGCTCTCTTTTGTGCAGCTCCTTGTCCCGGATGAACTCCTCATCTCCTAAATCAAGCTCTCTGTATGGCTCCAGTACCGAGAACCAGAAAAATCCATCAGCGTCAGGGGATTCCCCTGCATCTATAGAACCAAACAAATCAGAGTCTATAGCATCATCAATGCAGAACGAAGAAACAAAATCCCATGACTTGTCaggaaaatattttcttaaacagAGTCTGAAATCATCAGAGCTCTCCAATGAACCATATCTGAAATATAGAGGAATTTCATCTGAAAATGTAGATGAaccaaaaactgcacaaaagtCATGTAAATCTCTGAAACACACAATTGACAGCAATTCCATATCTCCTGTTTCAAGTCACAAGGAGAATAAACAAAGTACTCTTTTCCAAAACGGACGCAAAAATGATGTTGAAAGAGTGCACCTATCATCCCCTGCATTTAGACTGTCTCCCTCTCCCCGTCCCATTGGTCTCACCCGCCTGTCCTACACACCTCCAGTCTCTCCTGCTTGTCCCCCAGTCCAGCCAAACTCCCGTTCCTCCACCCCAGATCGTTACACCCTCTCACCTTCCCCAGCGGTCCTAAGCCGTCAGCTCTCTCCCTCACCCTCATACTCCTTCTGTTCATCACCCTCTCCATCCCTATGGGGCAGCACACCAGACTGCGCAGATGGGGACTGTAAAAATAGAAAG ACATACAAGATAAAATCTACCTACAAGGCACTGGCTGCTATTCCCACAAATACTCTGCTCCTGGAACAGCAG GCTATAGATGAAAAGGTCAACAAGAAAGAGGCTTCATTCAACGCTGCAGACAATTATTCTTGGGAGGACCCACATGCAGAG ATGTGCTCTCCTGCGCAGCTGCGTCAACAAAGTGCAGAACTGTACGCCACCATTGATGAAGTCCTCGAGGACTCGATCCAAAGA CGTCAATCAGACCATGTGAACAAAGCCAATGTGAATTCTTTGGCAGCGGAGACCTCAAGG CCACAGACGTCATCGCCATCTCCAAAACTACTGGGACGAGAAACAAGATAT gCAAGCTCTCCTTTTCAGCCCTCTGTAACTACTGAAAAAACACTg ACAAAGCCTGGAGTTATTAGACCAGTCATTACAACATCCAGATTTACAGATGATGAAGAATGCCACACAAATCCTTTCGACAACCTTCAAGGGAACAAGTCCAATCGTTACCAATACAAG TTTGTCAGCAGTGCGCACTCTGGTGAAACCCAAGCAGATGGTGGAGGAGCTTCAGACGGGCAGCCAGCATGTGGAGAGAGGCTTCCTTCAGAGCGACAAGGAGACTGTAAGACAAAGCTGGCATCTCTGATCACGCAGACCAGGATCTCCACACAAGATGTTCCCACCTCCATGAAGCCCCAGGAGACACACATATGA